Proteins found in one Podarcis muralis chromosome 5, rPodMur119.hap1.1, whole genome shotgun sequence genomic segment:
- the CDC7 gene encoding cell division cycle 7-related protein kinase isoform X1 — MDADEHPPLHCEDSRMKYDHSKKLSGASTDIEQLYQAVPQLANVFRIKGKIGEGTFSSVYLAIAQLRGGHEEKVALKHLIPTSHPVRIAAELQCLIIAGGQDNVMGVRYCFRKNDHVVIVMPYLEHESFLDILNSLSFEEVRDYMFNLLKALKRIHYFGIVHRDVKPSNFLYNRQMKRYALVDFGLAQGTPDTKIELLKVIQSEAQQESCAWNKPQITLGSQVSVTARAPRQLVRQPAARTAHKRPCSLSQTQIKQGQKRKEGPESLHVQRSVFGERNFNVRSSASQDNSTVKLIKQPRVTDIAARKILAKKKTTSAVTNGLVKKAASSYPTNVTCDCYAKDRVCSVCLSRRQQVAPRAGTPGFRAPEVLTKFPNQTTAIDMWSAGIIFLSLLSGRYPFYKASDDLTALAQIMTIRGSRETIQAAKTFGKSILCSKDIPAQDLRMLCERLRGSKTSFDISTGDGQINLSQEPALQAEIFNISEPAVQTSKKHLQYQKPSCHERDGLVIRTSEKPADLGWDKVPDEAYDLLDKLLDLNPATRITAKDALLHPFFKNIKQ; from the exons ATGGATGCAgatgaacaccctcccttgcatTGTGAAGACTCTCGTATGAAATACGACCACAGCAAGAAACTGTCAG GAGCAAGTACAGATATTGAACAGCTTTATCAAGCAGTGCCACAGCTTGCAAATGTGTTCAGAATTAAGGGGAAAATTGGCGAAG GTACGTTTAGTTCTGTTTACCTGGCCATAGCCCAGCTACGAGGAGGCCATGAAGAAAAAGTGGCTTTGAAGCATTTGATTCCTACCAGTCATCCTGTACGAATTGCTGCTGAACTTCAGTGTCTTATAATAGCAGG GGGACAAGATAATGTCATGGGAGTTAGGTACTGTTTTAGAAAAAACGATCATGTGGTTATTGTTATGCCATACCTGGAACACGAATCCTTTTTG GACATCTTGAACTCTCTCTCCTTTGAAGAAGTAAGAGATTATATGTTTAATCTCTTGAAAGCTTTGAAGCGTATTCATTACTTTGGCATTGTTCACCGTGATGTCAAACCCAGTAACTTCTTGTACAACAGGCAAATGAAACG GTATGCCCTGGTCGACTTTGGTTTGGCGCAAGGAACTCCTGACACAAAAATAGAACTTCTCAAAGTTATCCAGTCGGAAGCCCAGCAGGAAAGTTGTGCATGGAATAAGCCTCAGATAACTTTGGGATCCCAGGTTTCAGTTACTGCTAGAGCACCTAGGCAGCTAGTTCGTCAGCCAGCTGCAAGAACGGCTCATAAAAGGCCTTGTTCCCTTTCCCAAACACAGATTAAACAAGGACAGAAAAGAAAG gaggggCCTGAGAGCCTTCATGTTCAACGCTCTGTCTTTGGGGAGAGGAATTTCAATGTCCGCAGTTCTGCATCTCAAGACAATTCCACAGTTAAA CTCATAAAGCAGCCTAGGGTGACAGATATTGCAGCTAGAAAAATATTGGCGAAGAAGAAGACAACTTCAGCTGTGACTAATGGCTTAGTGAAGAAAGCTGCCAGCAGTTATCCAACTAACGTGACCTGTGACTGTTATGCAAAAGATAGAGTCTGCAGTGTTTGTCTTTCAAG ACGCCAGCAGGTTGCTCCAAGGGCTGGTACACCAGGATTCAGAGCACCAGAAGTGTTAACCAAGTTTCCGAATCAAACTACAG caATTGACATGTGGTCTGCAGGAATCATATTCCTTTCTCTGCTGAGTGGCCGGTATCCATTTTACAAAGCAAGTGATGATTTAACAGCTTTGGCACAGATTATGACTATTCGTGGATCCAGGGAGACAATTCAAGCTGCTAAAACATTTG GTAAATCAATACTGTGCAGTAAAGATATCCCAGCGCAGGATTTACGAATGCTCTGTGAAAGGCTGAGGGGAAGCAAAACCAGCTTTGACATCTCGACAGGTGATGGGCAGATCAACCTTTCTCAGGAACCTGCGTTACAAGCTGAAATCTTCAACATTTCAGAGCCTGCAGTTCAGACATCTAAAAAGCACCTACAGTATCAGAAGCCAAGTTGTCATGAACGTGATGGACTCGTTATTAGAACTTCTGAAAAGCCAGCTGATCTGGGATGGGACAAAGTCCCTGATGAGGCCTATGATCTTCTGGATAAACTGCTAGACCTAAATCCTGCTACAAGAATAACTGCAAAGGATGCCTTGCTTCATCCTTTCTTCAAAAATATTAAGCAGTGA
- the CDC7 gene encoding cell division cycle 7-related protein kinase isoform X2: protein MDADEHPPLHCEDSRMKYDHSKKLSGASTDIEQLYQAVPQLANVFRIKGKIGEGTFSSVYLAIAQLRGGHEEKVALKHLIPTSHPVRIAAELQCLIIAGGQDNVMGVRYCFRKNDHVVIVMPYLEHESFLDILNSLSFEEVRDYMFNLLKALKRIHYFGIVHRDVKPSNFLYNRQMKRYALVDFGLAQGTPDTKIELLKVIQSEAQQEGPESLHVQRSVFGERNFNVRSSASQDNSTVKLIKQPRVTDIAARKILAKKKTTSAVTNGLVKKAASSYPTNVTCDCYAKDRVCSVCLSRRQQVAPRAGTPGFRAPEVLTKFPNQTTAIDMWSAGIIFLSLLSGRYPFYKASDDLTALAQIMTIRGSRETIQAAKTFGKSILCSKDIPAQDLRMLCERLRGSKTSFDISTGDGQINLSQEPALQAEIFNISEPAVQTSKKHLQYQKPSCHERDGLVIRTSEKPADLGWDKVPDEAYDLLDKLLDLNPATRITAKDALLHPFFKNIKQ, encoded by the exons ATGGATGCAgatgaacaccctcccttgcatTGTGAAGACTCTCGTATGAAATACGACCACAGCAAGAAACTGTCAG GAGCAAGTACAGATATTGAACAGCTTTATCAAGCAGTGCCACAGCTTGCAAATGTGTTCAGAATTAAGGGGAAAATTGGCGAAG GTACGTTTAGTTCTGTTTACCTGGCCATAGCCCAGCTACGAGGAGGCCATGAAGAAAAAGTGGCTTTGAAGCATTTGATTCCTACCAGTCATCCTGTACGAATTGCTGCTGAACTTCAGTGTCTTATAATAGCAGG GGGACAAGATAATGTCATGGGAGTTAGGTACTGTTTTAGAAAAAACGATCATGTGGTTATTGTTATGCCATACCTGGAACACGAATCCTTTTTG GACATCTTGAACTCTCTCTCCTTTGAAGAAGTAAGAGATTATATGTTTAATCTCTTGAAAGCTTTGAAGCGTATTCATTACTTTGGCATTGTTCACCGTGATGTCAAACCCAGTAACTTCTTGTACAACAGGCAAATGAAACG GTATGCCCTGGTCGACTTTGGTTTGGCGCAAGGAACTCCTGACACAAAAATAGAACTTCTCAAAGTTATCCAGTCGGAAGCCCAGCAGGA ggggCCTGAGAGCCTTCATGTTCAACGCTCTGTCTTTGGGGAGAGGAATTTCAATGTCCGCAGTTCTGCATCTCAAGACAATTCCACAGTTAAA CTCATAAAGCAGCCTAGGGTGACAGATATTGCAGCTAGAAAAATATTGGCGAAGAAGAAGACAACTTCAGCTGTGACTAATGGCTTAGTGAAGAAAGCTGCCAGCAGTTATCCAACTAACGTGACCTGTGACTGTTATGCAAAAGATAGAGTCTGCAGTGTTTGTCTTTCAAG ACGCCAGCAGGTTGCTCCAAGGGCTGGTACACCAGGATTCAGAGCACCAGAAGTGTTAACCAAGTTTCCGAATCAAACTACAG caATTGACATGTGGTCTGCAGGAATCATATTCCTTTCTCTGCTGAGTGGCCGGTATCCATTTTACAAAGCAAGTGATGATTTAACAGCTTTGGCACAGATTATGACTATTCGTGGATCCAGGGAGACAATTCAAGCTGCTAAAACATTTG GTAAATCAATACTGTGCAGTAAAGATATCCCAGCGCAGGATTTACGAATGCTCTGTGAAAGGCTGAGGGGAAGCAAAACCAGCTTTGACATCTCGACAGGTGATGGGCAGATCAACCTTTCTCAGGAACCTGCGTTACAAGCTGAAATCTTCAACATTTCAGAGCCTGCAGTTCAGACATCTAAAAAGCACCTACAGTATCAGAAGCCAAGTTGTCATGAACGTGATGGACTCGTTATTAGAACTTCTGAAAAGCCAGCTGATCTGGGATGGGACAAAGTCCCTGATGAGGCCTATGATCTTCTGGATAAACTGCTAGACCTAAATCCTGCTACAAGAATAACTGCAAAGGATGCCTTGCTTCATCCTTTCTTCAAAAATATTAAGCAGTGA